One window from the genome of Aricia agestis chromosome 6, ilAriAges1.1, whole genome shotgun sequence encodes:
- the LOC121727810 gene encoding uncharacterized protein LOC121727810 — translation MDIERLIECVRKHVFLYDVTHVDYKNVSLKNAIWEAIGNQLDQSGDAVRTKWKTLRDGYTKYRKIAKMTTGTNKRLSQYLWSSQLSFLDDYNTPRYGNTTESPPRPDNPEEYNMYAQTISSLARTTKDKRRGTKRESNEVNELYNYFNKKKKMDYDGIDHLFLSYADAFKKFPPREQAILKIKLAKMFSDTELRLLYSDDSHCSPSTSTYDWFSNTYEAFRNGEYMGVKTEESEHCDRS, via the exons ATGGACATCGAAAGGCTAATAGAGTGTGTACGAAAACATGTTTTCCTGTACGACGTAACTCATGTCGACTACAAGAACGTCAGCCTAAAGAACGCTATTTGGGAGGCTATAGGGAATCAGCTCGATCAGAGCG GTGATGCAGTGAGAACAAAATGGAAAACATTAAGAGATGGCTACACAAAATACAGAAAGATAGCGAAGATGACGACGGGGACAAACAAAAGACTGTCACAATATCTTTGGAGCTCACAGCTGAGTTTCCTAGACGACTACAACACACCACGGTACGGAAATACCACCGAGTCTCCTCCGCGTCCTGACAACCCTGAAGAATACAATATGTACGCGCAAACTATTTCCAGTTTAGCCAGGACGACCAAAGACAAAAGACGAGGCACAAAAAGAGAATCCAATGAGGTCAACGAACTATACAACTactttaacaaaaaaaagaaaatggacTACGACGGAATCGACCATTTGTTCTTGAGCTACGCGGACGCTTTTAAGAAGTTCCCTCCCCGCGAGCAGGCGATACTGAAGATTAAGCTGGCGAAAATGTTCTCTGATACTGAGTTGAGGCTACTATACAGTGATGACTCTCACTGTTCTCCTTCCACTTCCACATACGACTGGTTCAGCAACACTTACGAGGCTTTCAGAAACGGCGAATACATGGGCGTCAAAACCGAGGAATCGGAGCATTGTGATAGGTCATAa
- the LOC121727852 gene encoding 5-hydroxyisourate hydrolase yields the protein MSRPVLTTHVLDTSSGKPARDLFVELYKQKDDKWTLWHNTITSADGRIQFPFSSEVVGAATYKLKFNVADYYKQNNKETIYPYVEIVFKTTEGEHYHIPLILSPYSYSTYRGS from the exons atgtcGCGACCAGTCCTTACCACGCACGTGTTGGACACGTCCTCTGGAAAACCGGCGAGGGATTTATTCGTCGAATTGTACAAACAGAAGGACGATAAATGGACGCTGTGGCACAACACTATTACATCGGCAGACGGCAGGATACAGTTCCCCTTCTCTAGCGAAGTGGTGGGAGCGGcaacttacaaattaaaattcaaCGTTGCGGACtactacaaacaaaataataaggAAACGATTTATCCCTATGTCGAG attgtaTTCAAGACAACGGAAGGGGAACATTACCACATCCCCCTGATACTCAGCCCCTACAGCTATTCTACTTATCGGGGCAGTTAA
- the LOC121727838 gene encoding RNA-binding protein 5-like isoform X2: MSWRGRDDRASRWGDNRSRSPLWEVRRSKSPDRSRLSPSRDRPHRDRHNRYDRDRRDRDRDRDSDRYSRRDRYDKPRDRDRRRSPRHHDERVPLPPSPPKITASDLDKRPESQSSSRSDSRERQDSNVDSYEGKYEREKHDDNQAPNHASPGDWICQCGSYNFKRRQICYRRNCSGKRSEGTIYGGDSDRSGSLDSGAGITKRLLFRRLDALTTEEKILEAIKNSCSKSVLDSIAGITIGRETLTGASKCLAYINFNSIADSTAAHSELLALEPPLKIDGREVLISFYNEPQKISKPVNSTDYSAYYASTTAYNSSQSISEADRVNAAAAVAQSAISAAQARNMTWASSVTPSQSATNVKAPTGDGKTVYTAPDVSTFLYDASSGYYYDPATSLYYDGNTQYFYNSQTSQYMYWNAATSTYVAVVQNQTNESGKPAETKEPEEKKKKEKEDKVKVAKKIAKDMERWARTLNQKKENAKSNFVMEQPLDTSASKGSADIGFSVLGAGPSLTHVREISPPAVHNEEFLIKKTDSASVDLDEGIIDWAKLTCLLCKRKFPSADVLNKHKTLSDLHKQNLAEFNRKNDLLPQTNGYRDRAAERRLKFGEDEPPPIRKRYEPPEILTSAVSYPPPSVVDTIGGKMLQKMGWSEGKGLGKEEQGRINPIEAEQRPSLAGLGQKRGIYTPTPGLTYRDTVKKLMIARYKEVVGQEEDGK; the protein is encoded by the coding sequence ATGTCTTGGCGTGGCCGGGACGATCGCGCGAGCCGCTGGGGGGACAATCGGAGTCGGTCGCCATTGTGGGAAGTGCGTCGCAGCAAAAGTCCTGATAGAAGCCGTCTATCCCCGTCTAGGGACCGTCCACACCGGGATCGACATAATAGATATGACCGCGATCGCCGAGACCGGGACCGCGATCGGGACTCGGATCGGTACAGCCGTCGCGACCGCTACGACAAACCTCGCGACAGAGATCGTCGACGATCCCCGCGACACCACGATGAGAGAGTGCCTTTACCACCTTCACCTCCTAAAATTACAGCCAGTGATCTCGACAAAAGACCAGAGTCCCAGTCCAGCAGTCGATCCGACAGCCGAGAGCGACAAGATAGCAACGTCGATAGTTATGAAGGAAAATACGAAAGAGAGAAACATGACGACAACCAAGCTCCGAATCACGCCTCCCCGGGCGACTGGATTTGTCAGTGTGGTTCGTACAATTTTAAAAGGCGTCAAATTTGCTACAGACGAAATTGCTCGGGGAAAAGATCAGAAGGTACAATATATGGTGGTGATTCAGACAGAAGTGGAAGCTTAGACTCAGGGGCCGGTATTACCAAACGCTTGCTTTTCAGACGTCTCGATGCTTTGACAACTGAAGAAAAAATCTTAGAAGCTATTAAAAACAGCTGTTCAAAGTCGGTTCTAGATTCAATTGCCGGTATTACTATTGGTAGGGAGACATTAACTGGAGCGTCCAAGTGCTTAGcatacattaattttaattccATAGCTGATTCTACAGCTGCTCATTCTGAACTCTTAGCACTAGAACCCCCTTTAAAAATAGATGGTAGAGAAGTAttaattagcttttataatGAGCCTCAAAAGATTTCAAAACCCGTCAATTCTACTGATTATAGTGCATACTATGCATCAACAACTGCATACAATTCTTCTCAGTCAATATCAGAGGCAGACCGAGTGAATGCTGCTGCAGCAGTCGCTCAATCTGCTATATCAGCAGCCCAGGCTCGTAACATGACCTGGGCTTCTAGCGTTACTCCCTCCCAGAGCGCTACTAATGTCAAAGCTCCCACTGGAGACGGTAAAACTGTTTACACTGCTCCAGATGTAAGTACATTTTTATATGATGCTTCTTCTGGATACTATTATGACCCAGCAACTAGTTTATACTATGATGGTAATActcaatacttttataatagtcAAACGAGCCAATATATGTACTGGAATGCAGCAACATCAACATATGTGGCTGTTGTACAAAATCAGACTAACGAGAGTGGCAAGCCAGCTGAAACAAAGGAGCCAGaggaaaagaaaaagaaagagAAAGAGGATAAAGTAAAGGTAGCTAAAAAGATAGCCAAGGATATGGAGAGATGGGCTCGCACATTAAATCAGAAAAAAGAAAATGCTAAAAGTAACTTTGTTATGGAACAGCCACTCGACACAAGTGCTAGTAAAGGTTCAGCAGATATTGGCTTTTCCGTCCTCGGTGCTGGACCATCGCTGACTCATGTGCGAGAAATATCACCACCTGCTGTACACAATGaagaatttttaataaagaaaacaGACTCTGCATCGGTAGACCTAGATGAAGGTATAATAGATTGGGCTAAACTGACTTGCTTACTATGTAAACGAAAATTCCCTTCTGCAGATGTTTTGAATAAGCACAAAACTTTATCTGACTTGCATAAGCAGAACTTAGCTGAATTCAATAGGAAAAATGATCTCTTACCACAAACAAATGGCTACAGGGACAGAGCAGCCGAGAGAAGATTGAAGTTTGGGGAAGATGAGCCCCCACCAATCAGAAAGAGGTACGAACCACCTGAAATTCTTACATCGGCTGTGTCCTATCCACCTCCCTCAGTTGTGGACACGATTGGTGGCAAAATGCTTCAAAAGATGGGTTGGTCTGAGGGTAAAGGCCTGGGTAAGGAAGAACAGGGAAGGATCAATCCCATTGAGGCAGAACAACGACCAAGTCTGGCTGGATTGGGACAAAAGAGGGGCATATATACTCCTACACCTGGTTTGACATACAGAGACACTGTGAAGAAACTTATGATTGCCAGATATAAAGAAGTGGTTGGCCAAGAAGAGGACGGAAAGTAA
- the LOC121727838 gene encoding RNA-binding protein 5-like isoform X1 translates to MATGAVTMSWRGRDDRASRWGDNRSRSPLWEVRRSKSPDRSRLSPSRDRPHRDRHNRYDRDRRDRDRDRDSDRYSRRDRYDKPRDRDRRRSPRHHDERVPLPPSPPKITASDLDKRPESQSSSRSDSRERQDSNVDSYEGKYEREKHDDNQAPNHASPGDWICQCGSYNFKRRQICYRRNCSGKRSEGTIYGGDSDRSGSLDSGAGITKRLLFRRLDALTTEEKILEAIKNSCSKSVLDSIAGITIGRETLTGASKCLAYINFNSIADSTAAHSELLALEPPLKIDGREVLISFYNEPQKISKPVNSTDYSAYYASTTAYNSSQSISEADRVNAAAAVAQSAISAAQARNMTWASSVTPSQSATNVKAPTGDGKTVYTAPDVSTFLYDASSGYYYDPATSLYYDGNTQYFYNSQTSQYMYWNAATSTYVAVVQNQTNESGKPAETKEPEEKKKKEKEDKVKVAKKIAKDMERWARTLNQKKENAKSNFVMEQPLDTSASKGSADIGFSVLGAGPSLTHVREISPPAVHNEEFLIKKTDSASVDLDEGIIDWAKLTCLLCKRKFPSADVLNKHKTLSDLHKQNLAEFNRKNDLLPQTNGYRDRAAERRLKFGEDEPPPIRKRYEPPEILTSAVSYPPPSVVDTIGGKMLQKMGWSEGKGLGKEEQGRINPIEAEQRPSLAGLGQKRGIYTPTPGLTYRDTVKKLMIARYKEVVGQEEDGK, encoded by the exons ATGGCTACTGGC GCAGTAACGATGTCTTGGCGTGGCCGGGACGATCGCGCGAGCCGCTGGGGGGACAATCGGAGTCGGTCGCCATTGTGGGAAGTGCGTCGCAGCAAAAGTCCTGATAGAAGCCGTCTATCCCCGTCTAGGGACCGTCCACACCGGGATCGACATAATAGATATGACCGCGATCGCCGAGACCGGGACCGCGATCGGGACTCGGATCGGTACAGCCGTCGCGACCGCTACGACAAACCTCGCGACAGAGATCGTCGACGATCCCCGCGACACCACGATGAGAGAGTGCCTTTACCACCTTCACCTCCTAAAATTACAGCCAGTGATCTCGACAAAAGACCAGAGTCCCAGTCCAGCAGTCGATCCGACAGCCGAGAGCGACAAGATAGCAACGTCGATAGTTATGAAGGAAAATACGAAAGAGAGAAACATGACGACAACCAAGCTCCGAATCACGCCTCCCCGGGCGACTGGATTTGTCAGTGTGGTTCGTACAATTTTAAAAGGCGTCAAATTTGCTACAGACGAAATTGCTCGGGGAAAAGATCAGAAGGTACAATATATGGTGGTGATTCAGACAGAAGTGGAAGCTTAGACTCAGGGGCCGGTATTACCAAACGCTTGCTTTTCAGACGTCTCGATGCTTTGACAACTGAAGAAAAAATCTTAGAAGCTATTAAAAACAGCTGTTCAAAGTCGGTTCTAGATTCAATTGCCGGTATTACTATTGGTAGGGAGACATTAACTGGAGCGTCCAAGTGCTTAGcatacattaattttaattccATAGCTGATTCTACAGCTGCTCATTCTGAACTCTTAGCACTAGAACCCCCTTTAAAAATAGATGGTAGAGAAGTAttaattagcttttataatGAGCCTCAAAAGATTTCAAAACCCGTCAATTCTACTGATTATAGTGCATACTATGCATCAACAACTGCATACAATTCTTCTCAGTCAATATCAGAGGCAGACCGAGTGAATGCTGCTGCAGCAGTCGCTCAATCTGCTATATCAGCAGCCCAGGCTCGTAACATGACCTGGGCTTCTAGCGTTACTCCCTCCCAGAGCGCTACTAATGTCAAAGCTCCCACTGGAGACGGTAAAACTGTTTACACTGCTCCAGATGTAAGTACATTTTTATATGATGCTTCTTCTGGATACTATTATGACCCAGCAACTAGTTTATACTATGATGGTAATActcaatacttttataatagtcAAACGAGCCAATATATGTACTGGAATGCAGCAACATCAACATATGTGGCTGTTGTACAAAATCAGACTAACGAGAGTGGCAAGCCAGCTGAAACAAAGGAGCCAGaggaaaagaaaaagaaagagAAAGAGGATAAAGTAAAGGTAGCTAAAAAGATAGCCAAGGATATGGAGAGATGGGCTCGCACATTAAATCAGAAAAAAGAAAATGCTAAAAGTAACTTTGTTATGGAACAGCCACTCGACACAAGTGCTAGTAAAGGTTCAGCAGATATTGGCTTTTCCGTCCTCGGTGCTGGACCATCGCTGACTCATGTGCGAGAAATATCACCACCTGCTGTACACAATGaagaatttttaataaagaaaacaGACTCTGCATCGGTAGACCTAGATGAAGGTATAATAGATTGGGCTAAACTGACTTGCTTACTATGTAAACGAAAATTCCCTTCTGCAGATGTTTTGAATAAGCACAAAACTTTATCTGACTTGCATAAGCAGAACTTAGCTGAATTCAATAGGAAAAATGATCTCTTACCACAAACAAATGGCTACAGGGACAGAGCAGCCGAGAGAAGATTGAAGTTTGGGGAAGATGAGCCCCCACCAATCAGAAAGAGGTACGAACCACCTGAAATTCTTACATCGGCTGTGTCCTATCCACCTCCCTCAGTTGTGGACACGATTGGTGGCAAAATGCTTCAAAAGATGGGTTGGTCTGAGGGTAAAGGCCTGGGTAAGGAAGAACAGGGAAGGATCAATCCCATTGAGGCAGAACAACGACCAAGTCTGGCTGGATTGGGACAAAAGAGGGGCATATATACTCCTACACCTGGTTTGACATACAGAGACACTGTGAAGAAACTTATGATTGCCAGATATAAAGAAGTGGTTGGCCAAGAAGAGGACGGAAAGTAA